The Stackebrandtia nassauensis DSM 44728 genome includes the window TGGGCAAGAAGTGCTACTCGCTGCGCATCGGCTCGGTCATGGGCCGCGACGAGGGCTGGCTGGCCGAGCACATGCTGATCCTGCGGCTGACCAGCCCGCAGGGCAAGGTCTACCACGTCACCGGCGCCTTCCCGAGCGCCTGCGGCAAGACCAACCTGGCGATGCTGGAGCCGACCATCCCCGGCTGGAAGGTCGAGACCCTCGGCGACGACATCGCCTGGATGCGGTTCGGTGAGGACGGTCGTCTGTACGCCGTCAACCCGGAGTACGGACTGTTCGGCGTCGCGCCGGGCACCGACTACACCACCAACCCGAACGCGATGCGCACCATCGCGAAGGGAAACTCGCTGTTCACCAATGTGGCCCTCACCGACGACGGCGACATCTGGTGGGAGGGAATGGGAGAAGCACCGTCGCATTTGACCGACTGGAAGGGTCGCGACTGGACGCCCGACTCGGGTGAACTGTCGTCCCACCCGAACAGTCGCTTCTGTACTCCCATCAAACAGTGCCCGATCCTGGCCGACTCCTATGACGACCCCCGGGGCGTCCCGATCGACGCGATCCTGTTCGGAGGCCGCCGCGCCTCGACGATCCCGCTGGTGAGCCAGTCCCGCGACTGGGCCCACGGCGTGTTCCAGGGCGCGACCCTGTCGTCGGAGACCACCGCCGCCGCCGTCGGGCAGGTCGGCGTGGTGCGTCGCGACCCGATGGCGATGCTGCCGTTCATCGGCTACAACGGCGCCGACTACTTCGCGCACTGGATCGCGATGGGCAAGGGGGCCGACGGTTCCGGCGACGACTCGAAACTGCCCAAGATCTTCTACGTCAACTGGTTCCGCCGCGGCGAGGACAAGCGCTTCCTGTGGCCCGGCTTCGGGGAGAACAGCAGGGTGCTCAAGTGGGTGGTGGAGCGGCTGGAGGGCTCCGCCGAGGCCGTGGAGACCCCGGTCGGGTTCGTCCCGACCCCCGAGGCGCTGGACACCGAGGGCCTGGACCTCGACGCCGACGACCTGGCCGCCGCGCTGCGCGTCGACCCGGAGGAGTGGCGGGCCGAGCTGCCGCTCATCACCGAGTGGTTCGAGAAGTTCGGTGACAAGCTGCCCGGCGTCCTGTGGGCCGAACTCGACGCGCTCAAGGCCCGCCTGAACGGTTA containing:
- a CDS encoding phosphoenolpyruvate carboxykinase (GTP), which encodes MSASPAIPGLDEAPTQHPKLREWVKQVAALTTPDTVVWCDGSDAEWQRLTDELVAAGTLVRLNEDRKPNSFWARTDPSDVARVEERTFICSVDEADAGPTNNWMAPDEMKATMTELYRGCMRGRTMYVIPFCMGPLTAESPMFGVELTDSPYVVTSMRIMARMGSGVLDAMGTEADFVPALHSIGAPLEPGQTDVPWPCSQTKYISHFPETREIWSYGSGYGGNSLLGKKCYSLRIGSVMGRDEGWLAEHMLILRLTSPQGKVYHVTGAFPSACGKTNLAMLEPTIPGWKVETLGDDIAWMRFGEDGRLYAVNPEYGLFGVAPGTDYTTNPNAMRTIAKGNSLFTNVALTDDGDIWWEGMGEAPSHLTDWKGRDWTPDSGELSSHPNSRFCTPIKQCPILADSYDDPRGVPIDAILFGGRRASTIPLVSQSRDWAHGVFQGATLSSETTAAAVGQVGVVRRDPMAMLPFIGYNGADYFAHWIAMGKGADGSGDDSKLPKIFYVNWFRRGEDKRFLWPGFGENSRVLKWVVERLEGSAEAVETPVGFVPTPEALDTEGLDLDADDLAAALRVDPEEWRAELPLITEWFEKFGDKLPGVLWAELDALKARLNG